Proteins found in one Pontibacter sp. SGAir0037 genomic segment:
- a CDS encoding universal stress protein, whose protein sequence is MKKILCPTDFSETAAKAVEYAAFLAQRAQAHLTLLHVVHLPIIDTSETALVASELLGEQMRAAEDRLRTACLTLEQNQVTNREGGFTCDYILKEALLTDLAEQLTKQEGYDLIVMGTTGVGNKLEELLIGSNAEAVIDEVECPVLAIPANAPAPVMEKIVFASDFADQDTEALGEVLQFAGYFNSTVEVVHVVKESTTESQAKAEQFWQHLQQAFPGASISMHEVVNKHRDEGIKNYFLKTKGSVVAVVRKQKGFLQELFSQSLVEKLTYQADFPLLVLHHHRQ, encoded by the coding sequence ATGAAAAAGATATTGTGCCCTACTGATTTTTCTGAAACCGCTGCAAAGGCTGTGGAGTATGCCGCCTTCCTGGCGCAGCGCGCGCAGGCGCATCTTACACTGCTGCATGTGGTACACCTGCCTATTATTGATACTTCTGAAACGGCCCTGGTGGCCAGCGAGCTGCTGGGAGAACAGATGCGTGCTGCAGAAGACCGGCTCAGAACGGCTTGCCTGACGCTGGAACAAAACCAAGTTACTAACAGAGAAGGCGGCTTCACCTGCGATTATATACTAAAAGAAGCTTTGCTAACTGATCTGGCAGAGCAACTGACAAAGCAGGAAGGATACGACCTGATTGTGATGGGTACAACCGGAGTGGGAAATAAACTGGAAGAGCTTTTGATTGGAAGCAATGCCGAAGCTGTTATAGACGAGGTGGAGTGTCCGGTTTTAGCCATACCGGCCAATGCTCCTGCCCCTGTTATGGAGAAGATTGTTTTCGCCTCCGACTTTGCTGACCAGGACACAGAAGCGCTGGGCGAAGTGCTGCAATTTGCTGGCTATTTTAACAGTACGGTAGAGGTGGTGCATGTGGTAAAGGAATCGACGACGGAAAGTCAGGCTAAAGCAGAACAATTCTGGCAGCACTTACAGCAGGCTTTTCCGGGGGCGTCTATCAGTATGCACGAGGTCGTGAACAAGCATCGCGATGAAGGTATCAAGAACTATTTTCTGAAAACCAAAGGCAGTGTGGTAGCTGTTGTTCGGAAGCAGAAGGGCTTTTTGCAGGAGCTGTTCTCTCAGAGCCTGGTGGAAAAGCTAACCTATCAAGCCGATTTTCCATTGCTGGTGCTGCACCATCACCGGCAGTAA
- a CDS encoding thermonuclease family protein, which yields MKKTLFFYFSLLILLSITACRQDNDKAREEFRQRQQTVNGRAAETSANDTNEPANTPAAAETRTPENIAGDKIVGVKDGDTFELLRDGKTSITVRLYGIDTPEKNQAFGQRARQFASDLAFGKMVRLIEHNKDRYGRTVGTIILPDGRNLNEELVREGYAWHYKAYSKDKNLENLEADARRFKRGLWQDPNPTPPWDFRKEKRSGTTDTSAAPATSNKAPIPAGATKRQVYICDSSGSAVYHLDQNCSVLKRCKAEMLTITEASAIREYNRRLDKTCGSK from the coding sequence ATGAAAAAAACACTCTTTTTCTACTTTTCACTTCTTATTCTGCTTTCCATAACTGCTTGCAGGCAAGACAATGACAAGGCGCGTGAAGAATTCCGCCAGCGCCAGCAAACTGTTAACGGACGTGCAGCAGAAACATCTGCCAACGATACGAATGAGCCAGCAAATACACCAGCTGCTGCCGAAACCAGAACCCCGGAAAATATTGCAGGAGACAAGATAGTGGGCGTGAAAGACGGAGACACATTTGAGCTGCTTCGAGATGGTAAAACCTCAATTACAGTAAGGCTCTACGGAATAGATACGCCGGAGAAGAACCAGGCATTCGGGCAAAGGGCCAGGCAATTTGCCTCTGACCTGGCCTTTGGTAAAATGGTTCGGCTGATAGAGCATAACAAAGACCGCTATGGCCGCACCGTAGGCACTATTATACTTCCTGACGGGCGCAACCTGAACGAGGAGCTTGTGCGGGAGGGATATGCCTGGCACTACAAAGCTTACTCCAAAGACAAGAACCTGGAGAACCTGGAGGCAGATGCCCGCCGTTTTAAGCGCGGACTCTGGCAGGACCCGAATCCTACGCCTCCCTGGGATTTCAGGAAAGAGAAGCGAAGCGGCACCACCGACACCAGTGCTGCCCCCGCTACCAGCAATAAAGCACCTATACCCGCTGGTGCCACTAAGCGACAGGTGTATATCTGCGACAGTTCCGGTTCAGCAGTTTATCACCTGGACCAGAACTGCTCTGTTTTAAAACGTTGCAAAGCGGAAATGTTGACGATAACAGAGGCATCTGCCATAAGAGAATACAACAGAAGATTAGATAAAACCTGTGGCTCTAAATAA
- a CDS encoding amidohydrolase family protein, with protein sequence MNRISKSFSGHWKKPLVVLCSLGFLAGPALAQEQLRTLNEKVKKEDKKDLPLEADRHIKIKTKEGSWLALDVHPDGSKIIFSILGDLYLLPITGGKAEQLTEGMALDVQPRFSPDGKSILFISDKDGADNLWTMDLSTRKTKQISKSKNENFQAAEWTPDGEYLVAAKGRRNLKLHLYHKDSGSGVALISKPDNLKTVEPAFGKDSRYIWYAKRTGAWNYNAQLPQYQLATFDRETGETDTRTSRYGSAFSPTLSPDGNWLVYGTRYNNNTGLVAQNLKTGEEKWLAYPVQRDEQESIAPLGVLPAMSFTPDSKDLVASYGGKIYRIPVAGGQAKEIPFEVETEIAIGPKLEFKYPITDDKTMTVTQIRDAAVSPDGKRVAFTALDRLYLMDYPGGTPKRVTTHEFTEAQPAWSPDGKSLVFVTWHEKTGGSIYKVSADGKGKPVKLTVENSVFQEPVWSPGGDKIVFIKGSYQTYRESAGPSAFDSRQTINWVSSKGGPSTFVTKANLGANPHFVKGDDRIYLYSSSDGLISVRWDGTDKKPYIKVKGITTFGSYADMLEEEMSHNLHLNEREPEMQPSTATIVIKAPVGDKALALINNEIYVVTLPFVGGETPTISVADVASSQFPSWKLTDIGGQFPSWSSDGKTIYWSIGNAFFAYNLDAAFARKRELDLLEEKKKDAKQETAEAKTDSTGAKEAVKIEGYKPQETKIAIQVPRDIPQGTLLLQGARIITMNGDEVIEQGDILVVNNRIKAVGPAGTLTVPQGATIVDVKGKTITPGFIDTHAHMWPRWGVHSNQVWIYAANLAYGVTTTRDPQTATTDVLTYSDMVETGKMLGPRIYSTGPGVGYWSYNLKSLDHAKSVLRQYSEYYNTKTIKMYLVGNRQHRQWIIMAAKEQGLMPTTEGGLDFKLNLTEVLDGYPGHEHSYPIYPLYKDVIDFVSQSQIAYTPTLLVSYGGPWAENYYYATENVIGDKKLNYFTPKVEVDEKARRRSGWFMKEEHIFDRHAEFVNNMVKAGGLAGVGSHGQLQGLGYHWELWSIQSGGMSNLDALKVATVLGAKSLGLDGDLGTIQNGKLADLVIMDQNPLENIRHTNTIKYVMRNGRLYDANNLNELAPTKRNAPEFDWHSAMPVGVPGIQE encoded by the coding sequence ATGAACAGAATATCTAAAAGCTTTAGCGGCCACTGGAAAAAGCCGCTGGTGGTGCTTTGTTCGCTGGGCTTTCTGGCAGGACCTGCTCTTGCCCAGGAGCAGCTCAGGACGCTAAATGAAAAAGTAAAAAAGGAAGACAAGAAAGATCTTCCGCTGGAGGCTGATCGCCATATAAAGATCAAAACAAAGGAAGGCTCCTGGCTGGCGCTGGATGTTCACCCCGATGGCAGCAAGATCATCTTCAGCATTTTAGGCGACCTGTACCTGCTGCCTATAACCGGCGGAAAAGCTGAACAATTAACCGAAGGCATGGCGCTAGACGTACAGCCCCGCTTTAGCCCGGATGGCAAATCTATTCTGTTTATTTCGGATAAAGACGGAGCTGACAATCTCTGGACGATGGACCTGAGCACCAGGAAAACCAAGCAGATCAGCAAAAGCAAGAACGAAAACTTTCAGGCTGCCGAATGGACGCCGGACGGAGAATACTTGGTGGCTGCCAAAGGGCGCCGTAACTTAAAACTGCACCTGTACCACAAAGACAGTGGCAGCGGTGTAGCGCTTATCAGTAAGCCCGATAACCTGAAAACCGTTGAACCTGCTTTCGGAAAAGACAGCCGCTACATCTGGTATGCCAAGCGCACAGGAGCCTGGAACTATAATGCACAATTGCCACAGTACCAGTTAGCTACTTTTGACAGAGAAACAGGCGAAACCGATACCAGAACCTCCCGCTATGGTTCTGCCTTCAGCCCCACCCTATCACCAGACGGAAACTGGCTGGTATACGGCACCCGCTACAACAACAACACGGGCCTGGTTGCCCAGAACCTGAAAACAGGCGAGGAAAAATGGCTGGCTTACCCGGTACAGCGCGACGAACAGGAATCTATTGCCCCTCTGGGTGTGCTTCCCGCCATGTCGTTCACGCCGGATAGCAAAGATCTGGTTGCTTCTTACGGAGGCAAGATATACCGCATTCCGGTAGCAGGTGGCCAGGCAAAAGAAATACCTTTCGAAGTAGAAACAGAAATCGCTATCGGTCCTAAGCTGGAGTTCAAGTACCCGATCACAGACGACAAAACGATGACGGTTACGCAGATAAGAGATGCGGCTGTATCTCCGGACGGAAAACGTGTTGCCTTTACCGCATTAGATCGCTTATACCTGATGGATTACCCAGGTGGCACCCCGAAGCGCGTTACAACACACGAGTTTACTGAAGCACAACCTGCCTGGTCGCCGGATGGCAAAAGCCTGGTGTTTGTAACCTGGCATGAAAAAACAGGCGGTTCTATTTACAAAGTATCTGCCGATGGCAAAGGAAAACCTGTAAAATTAACCGTCGAAAATTCTGTTTTCCAGGAACCGGTGTGGTCGCCGGGCGGTGATAAAATCGTGTTTATTAAAGGTTCGTACCAAACCTACCGCGAATCGGCTGGACCAAGTGCCTTCGATTCGCGCCAGACAATTAACTGGGTATCTTCAAAAGGAGGCCCGAGTACTTTTGTAACAAAAGCTAACCTGGGCGCAAATCCTCACTTTGTAAAGGGAGACGACCGCATTTACCTGTATAGCTCAAGCGATGGCCTTATTTCTGTACGTTGGGATGGCACAGATAAAAAGCCCTACATCAAAGTAAAAGGCATTACCACCTTTGGTTCTTACGCCGATATGCTGGAAGAGGAAATGAGCCACAACCTGCACCTGAACGAAAGAGAACCGGAAATGCAGCCTTCTACCGCTACAATAGTTATCAAAGCTCCTGTAGGCGATAAGGCACTTGCCCTGATCAACAACGAAATTTATGTAGTTACACTGCCATTTGTTGGAGGCGAAACACCTACTATTTCTGTTGCTGATGTGGCCAGTTCGCAGTTCCCAAGCTGGAAGCTTACCGACATCGGCGGGCAATTCCCGAGCTGGTCTTCTGATGGAAAAACAATATACTGGTCTATCGGCAATGCCTTTTTTGCCTATAATTTAGATGCAGCCTTTGCCAGAAAAAGAGAACTGGACCTTCTGGAAGAGAAAAAGAAAGATGCCAAGCAAGAAACTGCCGAAGCCAAAACAGACAGTACCGGCGCTAAAGAAGCAGTAAAGATTGAAGGCTATAAGCCACAGGAAACAAAAATTGCCATACAGGTGCCGCGTGATATTCCGCAGGGAACCCTGCTGTTGCAAGGCGCACGCATTATCACCATGAATGGCGATGAGGTAATTGAGCAAGGAGACATACTCGTAGTAAACAATCGCATCAAAGCTGTTGGTCCGGCAGGCACCCTTACAGTTCCTCAGGGGGCTACTATAGTAGATGTAAAAGGCAAAACCATTACACCGGGCTTTATTGATACACATGCCCACATGTGGCCGCGCTGGGGCGTGCACTCCAACCAGGTATGGATTTATGCTGCCAACCTGGCCTATGGCGTTACCACAACCCGCGATCCTCAGACTGCCACTACCGATGTGCTTACGTATAGCGACATGGTAGAAACCGGTAAAATGCTCGGTCCAAGAATATATTCTACAGGTCCTGGAGTAGGTTACTGGTCTTATAACCTGAAAAGCCTGGACCATGCAAAGAGCGTGCTCAGACAGTATTCGGAGTACTACAACACCAAAACCATTAAAATGTACCTGGTAGGCAACCGCCAGCACCGCCAGTGGATTATTATGGCGGCGAAAGAGCAGGGCCTGATGCCGACAACAGAAGGCGGCCTGGACTTTAAACTGAACCTGACAGAGGTATTAGACGGCTATCCGGGCCATGAACATTCATACCCGATTTACCCGCTTTACAAAGATGTGATAGACTTTGTGTCGCAGTCGCAGATAGCCTATACTCCTACCCTGCTGGTATCTTACGGCGGCCCCTGGGCTGAAAACTACTACTATGCTACCGAAAATGTGATCGGCGATAAAAAGCTGAACTACTTTACCCCGAAGGTGGAGGTAGACGAGAAAGCCAGACGCCGTTCCGGCTGGTTTATGAAAGAAGAGCACATCTTCGACCGCCATGCAGAATTTGTAAACAACATGGTAAAAGCAGGAGGTTTAGCCGGTGTCGGCTCGCACGGGCAGTTGCAGGGACTTGGTTACCACTGGGAACTGTGGTCTATCCAATCCGGGGGCATGAGCAACCTGGATGCGCTTAAAGTAGCTACTGTACTGGGTGCCAAATCCCTCGGTCTGGATGGCGACCTAGGCACTATTCAGAATGGTAAGCTGGCTGACCTGGTAATCATGGACCAGAACCCGCTGGAGAACATCCGCCATACCAACACTATTAAGTATGTAATGCGCAATGGCCGTTTGTACGATGCCAACAACTTAAACGAACTGGCTCCTACAAAACGTAATGCCCCGGAGTTCGACTGGCACAGCGCAATGCCTGTTGGCGTACCTGGCATACAGGAATAA
- a CDS encoding tetratricopeptide repeat-containing sensor histidine kinase gives MKMIALLHLFILPYLYSVQDDGKIRQLHSELEQTNEQAVRADILSDISQAYRSSNPKEAIQYGNKAIEAAEKADDVKVLAKAINTTGAGFFMLGDFESAANKYYEALRLRESIGDSVGICLSYNNIGNIYISQHNYTKAEEYYNKALRLANHIKDKTSISRTLNNLGSSSLKQGAYEQALKYYKAALPLKEELEDKPGVIAALSNIGLIYSTAGNYQAALTYQLRALAIADEIQSLHDKTYVLRGLSEAYWVSKDYDKAVYYAKLSLEEAQKLNAKDHIRLSAELLNNIYTTIGDFKNAHAYLTLYSQYNDSVQTEKAMMQISSMQVKYDTELKEKENLQLKTNGNLQAKQLHQKTLIQYGIGTLLAISVLFSIIAYRGSKRLRQINKQLFIKNEQIMAFHHELSEKKKAIVEQSDQLQKQKEELVRLNEVKNKLFSIVAHDLRGPLVSLKSLLQLLSVGALPEDKLRQFAKTLESEQQNTLWLLDNLLIWARSQMEGLNTKANTMHIAALVQENIELLTPQAQRKDITITNKVAPNVAPITMADDEMIKMVLRNLISNAIKFCNAGDSITIETQSTDYFLTVIVQDTGIGIDAKSQEKIFGFRSLTTRGTALEKGSGLGLALCKDFIEQNGGRIWVESEPGVGSSFKFTLPSMGTAQRQMASKLDFLL, from the coding sequence ATGAAGATGATAGCGCTACTCCACTTGTTTATTCTCCCCTATCTGTATAGTGTTCAGGACGACGGAAAGATCAGACAGCTTCACTCGGAACTTGAGCAAACGAATGAGCAGGCAGTCAGAGCTGATATACTCAGTGATATCAGCCAAGCGTACAGGTCTTCGAATCCGAAAGAAGCAATACAGTATGGCAATAAAGCTATTGAGGCAGCCGAAAAAGCGGATGATGTAAAAGTTCTCGCCAAGGCTATCAACACAACAGGAGCCGGCTTTTTCATGCTGGGTGATTTCGAATCTGCTGCTAACAAATACTACGAAGCACTCAGGCTAAGAGAGTCGATCGGCGATTCGGTTGGTATCTGTTTAAGCTACAACAACATCGGCAATATTTATATAAGCCAGCATAACTACACCAAAGCTGAGGAATACTATAACAAAGCACTGCGCCTTGCGAACCACATCAAAGACAAAACATCAATTAGTCGCACGCTAAACAACCTAGGCAGCTCGTCTCTGAAGCAGGGAGCCTATGAGCAGGCTTTAAAGTATTACAAGGCAGCACTCCCTTTAAAAGAAGAGCTGGAAGATAAACCGGGTGTTATTGCGGCACTTAGCAACATTGGATTGATCTATAGCACCGCAGGCAATTACCAGGCTGCCCTCACATACCAGCTCCGTGCTTTAGCCATTGCCGATGAAATACAAAGCCTGCACGATAAAACTTATGTTCTGAGAGGCTTATCAGAAGCTTATTGGGTTAGTAAAGATTATGACAAAGCTGTTTACTACGCAAAGCTCAGCCTGGAAGAGGCGCAGAAACTAAATGCAAAAGACCACATCAGGCTCTCAGCAGAACTCTTAAACAATATTTACACCACTATTGGCGACTTTAAAAACGCGCACGCTTACCTGACGCTTTACAGCCAGTACAATGATAGTGTACAGACAGAGAAGGCGATGATGCAGATCTCAAGCATGCAGGTAAAGTACGACACGGAACTCAAAGAAAAGGAAAACCTGCAGCTGAAAACGAACGGAAACCTGCAGGCCAAACAGCTTCATCAGAAAACGCTTATCCAGTATGGCATCGGCACTTTGTTGGCAATTTCGGTCTTGTTCAGCATAATAGCTTACAGAGGCTCAAAGCGCTTGCGCCAGATAAACAAGCAATTGTTTATAAAAAACGAGCAGATCATGGCATTTCACCACGAACTGTCTGAAAAGAAAAAAGCCATTGTAGAACAGTCGGACCAGCTGCAAAAACAGAAAGAAGAACTGGTACGGCTGAACGAGGTAAAAAACAAGCTGTTCTCTATTGTTGCGCACGACCTGCGAGGGCCACTGGTTTCTTTAAAGTCGCTCCTGCAACTGTTATCGGTAGGTGCTTTGCCTGAAGATAAGCTTCGCCAGTTTGCCAAAACGCTGGAGTCAGAGCAGCAGAACACTTTATGGCTGCTGGACAATTTGCTCATCTGGGCCCGCTCGCAGATGGAAGGCCTAAACACAAAGGCCAATACCATGCATATTGCCGCGCTCGTACAGGAAAACATTGAACTTTTAACGCCTCAGGCACAGCGGAAAGACATCACCATCACCAATAAAGTAGCGCCAAACGTTGCCCCTATCACCATGGCCGATGATGAGATGATTAAAATGGTACTCCGCAACCTGATATCCAATGCCATTAAATTCTGTAATGCCGGCGACTCAATTACCATAGAAACACAGTCAACCGACTATTTTTTAACAGTTATTGTTCAGGATACAGGTATTGGCATTGATGCCAAAAGCCAGGAAAAGATTTTCGGTTTCCGCAGCCTAACCACCCGGGGAACCGCACTGGAAAAAGGAAGCGGCCTGGGCCTGGCGCTCTGCAAAGACTTTATTGAGCAAAACGGCGGCAGAATATGGGTAGAAAGTGAGCCTGGAGTTGGCAGTTCCTTTAAATTCACGTTGCCTTCTATGGGCACCGCACAGCGGCAAATGGCATCTAAACTGGATTTCCTGCTGTAA
- a CDS encoding AAA family ATPase, protein MKILAVRFQNLNSLKGQHEIRFDQSPLVDAGLFAITGQTGAGKTTLLDAITVGLYGLAHRHNTDKPLEIMTRHTAESYSEVEFEANGKRYRSKWQIRRSRGKAEGRIQSVHMELYDFAEDTLFDLKPSQVPDKVAELCGLDYNQFLRSVMLSQGDFARFLKANSNERSSLLEKITDTGIYSAISRFAFDKAKAERLKKEELERKLQDSKLLPEEQRQAYEQQITTLKSNEALLGQEIQTIQEQVQWLQRIEQLKAKAQQQELVHREQEAKLTQLQPEFQKLEQHEQARQYEGQLTRIEVANGQLVQVQSQLETLVKQLPVLETELEAAGLMATAAGTAHQQQEEALHRLEPLLDQVVKLDHQLHTVREQYKKDKGAYVQFNTVFQQDKLNLQQKQEQLTALTHKAGLHKDWLQQNQHLQDLPENLFDFRQTVKDLNEAEQNIEKLLQEQATVEQQVRQEAQQNQALQQKQAQTRALQEQYEQQRQEKLTKLQAVLAARTIDQLEAEAQEQPLLLARYEKLLDLATQHQEHSTRKQQLATQVLQQEQEINRKQQQLKELQLKYSEGFTRLEELQKLVLLQQRIQEYEQARQNLQPEQPCPLCGSAHHPYLEGTYTSTLSEDQQKCDKQQLLVKELEAGINTVQLQLNTLQHGLAVSGQRKQEAEQEVDRLQQLYQQQAGSVSPTLHDIKELEHQLAYQKEKVGSLNNSLQQARLHSKALENINQHLQVAREEGIRVQAEINQLHHSEKHLQTQVAKLQLSLQDVRVQLQSHAEMAASFAAAYGLSYTADTRHEVLKKLEQLVATYQQKQQELVQMREIYTGMHAEVKALEASVEEKQKELQQRQALLKDAHQQLVKLKEERTDLFGEKDPQKERQHALQELKAKAVQAEEARARQQQKQQELKENRQRQQECQHTHQQNKSQLDELRDGLLRVLQQQGIATIEALSQMLLHKDEANRLANLKSQTEKHLTETRKSLADVQHELEQTQVKKLTEESQETLRELYQRQTQQQRAFIEERARYTQLLEQDKEQREKNLALAVQLQTQQQVCSRWDQLSNLIGSADGNKFSRFAQGLTLARLVELANRHLQKLNDRYRILKSSEEDLELLIVDTYQAEAVRPMNTLSGGESFLVSLALALGLSDLAGHRTQINSLFIDEGFGTLDAETLDAAITTLENLQASGKMIGIISHVEALKERISTQIKVHKQAGGISSIEVTTS, encoded by the coding sequence ATGAAAATCTTAGCTGTACGTTTCCAGAACCTGAACTCATTAAAAGGGCAACACGAGATCCGTTTCGACCAGAGCCCTTTGGTGGATGCCGGTTTATTTGCCATTACGGGCCAGACTGGTGCAGGTAAAACAACTTTGCTGGATGCGATAACTGTAGGATTATACGGGCTGGCACACCGCCACAACACCGATAAGCCGCTGGAGATTATGACCCGCCACACGGCTGAAAGCTATTCGGAAGTGGAGTTTGAGGCGAACGGCAAGCGCTACCGCTCTAAATGGCAAATCCGCAGAAGCCGGGGCAAAGCTGAAGGCAGGATACAGTCGGTACACATGGAGCTGTATGACTTTGCTGAAGACACTCTTTTTGATCTGAAACCCAGCCAGGTGCCCGACAAAGTAGCGGAACTCTGCGGGCTGGATTACAACCAGTTTCTGCGTTCGGTCATGCTTTCGCAGGGCGATTTTGCCCGTTTTCTGAAAGCAAACTCCAATGAACGAAGCAGTCTGCTGGAAAAAATAACCGACACAGGTATCTACTCTGCTATCTCCCGTTTTGCTTTTGACAAGGCAAAGGCTGAACGGCTGAAAAAGGAAGAGCTGGAACGTAAACTACAGGACAGCAAGCTTCTTCCTGAAGAACAGCGCCAGGCCTATGAGCAGCAAATAACAACCCTGAAATCTAATGAGGCGCTGCTGGGGCAGGAAATCCAGACTATACAGGAACAGGTGCAATGGCTGCAGCGGATAGAGCAGTTAAAAGCCAAAGCACAGCAACAGGAACTGGTGCACCGGGAGCAGGAAGCCAAGCTCACGCAGCTTCAGCCTGAGTTTCAGAAACTGGAGCAGCACGAACAGGCCCGGCAGTACGAGGGGCAGCTCACTCGTATAGAAGTAGCGAACGGCCAGCTGGTACAGGTGCAGAGCCAACTGGAAACGCTGGTAAAACAACTGCCTGTGCTCGAAACAGAACTGGAAGCTGCCGGACTTATGGCAACTGCGGCAGGTACAGCACACCAGCAACAGGAAGAGGCCCTGCACAGGCTGGAACCACTGCTGGATCAGGTAGTAAAGCTCGATCACCAGTTGCATACAGTGCGGGAGCAGTACAAAAAAGACAAGGGAGCCTATGTGCAGTTTAACACTGTGTTTCAACAGGATAAATTAAACCTGCAACAGAAACAAGAGCAGTTAACTGCATTAACACATAAGGCCGGTCTGCACAAAGACTGGCTGCAGCAGAACCAGCATCTCCAGGATCTGCCTGAGAACTTATTTGATTTCCGGCAAACGGTAAAAGACCTGAATGAAGCAGAACAGAACATCGAAAAGCTGCTTCAGGAGCAGGCTACAGTAGAACAACAGGTACGCCAGGAGGCGCAGCAAAACCAGGCACTGCAGCAGAAACAGGCACAAACCAGAGCTTTACAGGAACAATACGAGCAGCAGCGGCAGGAAAAACTGACAAAACTGCAGGCTGTACTGGCTGCCAGAACCATAGACCAGTTAGAGGCAGAGGCTCAGGAACAGCCGTTATTACTTGCCCGCTACGAAAAACTGCTTGACCTGGCCACGCAGCACCAGGAACACAGCACCAGAAAGCAGCAGTTGGCAACCCAGGTACTGCAACAGGAGCAGGAAATAAACCGGAAACAGCAGCAGCTAAAAGAGCTTCAGCTAAAATATAGCGAAGGCTTCACCAGACTGGAAGAGCTGCAAAAACTGGTCTTGCTACAGCAACGTATTCAGGAGTATGAACAGGCAAGGCAAAATCTGCAACCGGAACAGCCTTGCCCGCTTTGCGGCTCTGCACACCACCCTTACCTGGAAGGCACCTATACCTCTACCCTCTCCGAAGACCAGCAGAAATGCGATAAACAGCAGTTGCTGGTAAAAGAACTGGAGGCAGGTATAAACACAGTGCAGTTGCAGTTAAATACCCTGCAGCATGGCCTGGCCGTATCAGGTCAGCGCAAACAGGAAGCTGAACAGGAAGTCGATCGTTTACAGCAGCTTTACCAACAGCAGGCAGGCAGCGTAAGCCCTACCTTGCACGATATAAAAGAACTTGAACATCAGCTGGCCTATCAAAAAGAAAAAGTAGGCAGTCTGAATAATAGTCTGCAACAGGCCCGGCTTCACAGCAAGGCATTGGAAAACATAAACCAGCACCTGCAGGTTGCCCGAGAAGAAGGCATACGTGTACAGGCTGAAATAAACCAGTTGCACCACTCAGAGAAGCACCTGCAAACCCAGGTAGCCAAACTACAGCTTTCGCTGCAGGATGTACGCGTGCAACTTCAATCTCACGCTGAAATGGCCGCGTCGTTTGCAGCTGCTTACGGTTTAAGCTACACTGCTGATACCCGCCACGAAGTCCTGAAAAAGCTGGAGCAGCTCGTGGCAACTTACCAGCAGAAGCAGCAGGAACTGGTACAGATGCGGGAAATTTATACCGGGATGCATGCCGAAGTTAAAGCCCTTGAAGCCAGTGTAGAGGAAAAGCAAAAAGAGTTGCAGCAACGCCAGGCACTTCTTAAAGACGCACACCAGCAGCTTGTAAAGCTAAAAGAAGAACGGACCGACTTGTTTGGAGAGAAAGACCCGCAAAAAGAACGCCAGCACGCCCTGCAGGAATTAAAAGCAAAGGCCGTACAGGCAGAAGAAGCCAGGGCCAGGCAACAACAGAAGCAACAGGAGTTAAAAGAGAACCGACAACGGCAACAAGAGTGCCAGCATACGCATCAGCAAAACAAATCGCAGCTCGACGAGCTACGGGACGGGCTTCTTCGTGTGCTGCAGCAGCAGGGCATTGCCACCATAGAGGCTCTGAGCCAGATGCTGCTCCACAAAGACGAAGCAAACCGCCTTGCCAACCTTAAATCGCAGACAGAAAAGCACCTGACAGAAACGCGCAAAAGCCTGGCCGATGTGCAGCATGAACTGGAGCAAACGCAGGTTAAAAAACTAACGGAGGAAAGCCAGGAAACACTGCGCGAACTTTACCAGCGGCAAACACAGCAGCAGCGTGCCTTTATAGAGGAACGGGCGCGGTATACCCAGCTGCTGGAACAGGATAAAGAGCAGAGGGAGAAGAACCTTGCACTGGCGGTGCAGCTACAGACCCAGCAACAGGTCTGCTCCCGCTGGGATCAGCTCTCTAACCTGATCGGATCGGCAGACGGCAACAAATTCAGCCGCTTTGCACAGGGTCTTACCCTGGCACGGCTGGTAGAACTCGCAAACAGGCACCTGCAGAAGTTGAACGACCGATACCGCATCCTGAAATCTTCTGAGGAAGACTTGGAGCTGCTCATTGTGGATACGTACCAGGCAGAGGCTGTCAGGCCTATGAATACCCTCTCTGGCGGGGAAAGCTTCCTGGTAAGCCTGGCGCTGGCGCTGGGCCTCTCAGACCTTGCCGGGCATCGTACACAGATTAACTCGCTGTTTATAGATGAAGGTTTTGGCACCTTAGATGCTGAAACTCTGGATGCTGCCATAACAACACTTGAAAACCTGCAGGCCAGTGGCAAAATGATTGGTATCATCTCGCACGTAGAGGCTTTGAAAGAACGTATCAGCACACAAATAAAGGTTCATAAACAGGCCGGAGGAATCAGCAGTATAGAAGTTACAACTTCATAA